One window from the genome of Pseudomonas fluorescens encodes:
- a CDS encoding rhodanese-related sulfurtransferase yields the protein MTQPIVVAALYKFVTLEDYVELREPLLKAMLDNGIKGTLLIAEEGINGTVSGTREGIDGLLAWLKNDPRMIDIDHKESYCDEQPFYRTKVKLKKEIVTLGVEGVDPNKQVGTYVEPQDWNALISDPEVLLIDTRNDYEVSIGTFEGAIDPKTTSFREFPEYIKAHFDPARHKKVAMFCTGGIRCEKASSYMLGQGFGEVYHLKGGILKYLEEVPQEETKWRGDCFVFDNRVTVRHDLSEGDYDQCHACRTPVSVEDRASEHYVPGISCPHCWDKLSEKTRRSAIDRQKQIELAKARNMPHPIGYNYKQTSSEA from the coding sequence ATGACACAACCCATTGTCGTGGCGGCACTGTATAAGTTCGTCACCCTGGAAGATTACGTCGAGCTGCGTGAGCCCTTGCTCAAGGCCATGCTCGACAACGGCATCAAAGGCACGTTGCTGATCGCCGAGGAAGGCATCAACGGCACGGTCTCCGGCACCCGCGAAGGCATCGACGGGCTGCTGGCCTGGCTCAAGAACGATCCGCGCATGATCGACATCGACCATAAAGAGTCGTATTGCGATGAGCAGCCGTTCTACCGCACCAAGGTCAAGCTCAAGAAAGAAATCGTCACCCTTGGCGTCGAAGGCGTGGATCCGAACAAGCAAGTCGGCACCTACGTCGAACCGCAGGACTGGAACGCGCTGATCAGCGACCCGGAAGTGCTGCTGATCGACACCCGCAACGATTATGAAGTGTCCATCGGTACCTTCGAAGGCGCCATCGACCCCAAGACCACCAGCTTTCGCGAGTTCCCCGAGTACATCAAGGCCCACTTCGACCCGGCCAGGCACAAGAAAGTCGCGATGTTCTGCACCGGTGGTATTCGCTGTGAAAAAGCCTCCAGCTACATGCTCGGCCAGGGGTTCGGCGAGGTCTATCACCTCAAGGGCGGCATCCTGAAATACCTCGAAGAGGTCCCTCAGGAAGAAACCAAGTGGCGTGGCGACTGCTTCGTGTTCGATAACCGCGTGACCGTTCGCCACGACCTCAGCGAAGGGGACTACGATCAATGTCACGCTTGTCGTACTCCGGTGAGCGTAGAAGACCGCGCTTCGGAGCACTATGTGCCTGGCATCAGTTGCCCGCATTGCTGGGATAAGCTGAGCGAGAAAACCCGTCGCAGCGCCATCGACCGGCAGAAACAGATCGAGTTGGCCAAGGCGCGCAACATGCCGCACCCGATCGGCTACAACTACAAGCAAACATCTTCCGAGGCTTGA
- a CDS encoding BolA family protein: MSMQQRIESTLGLLQPEHLQVLDESHMHSRGLQTHFKAVVVSQQFEGLNRVKRHQKVYGTLGELMGEFHALALHTYTPEEWARIDAAPASPTCAGGSKH, from the coding sequence ATGAGCATGCAACAACGCATCGAATCAACGCTTGGGCTGTTGCAGCCCGAGCATTTGCAAGTGCTGGATGAAAGCCACATGCACAGCCGTGGCCTGCAGACCCACTTCAAGGCGGTGGTGGTCAGCCAGCAGTTCGAAGGGCTCAATCGTGTCAAGCGTCACCAGAAGGTCTATGGCACGCTGGGCGAGCTGATGGGCGAATTCCATGCGTTGGCGCTGCACACCTACACACCCGAGGAGTGGGCCCGGATCGACGCCGCCCCGGCTTCGCCCACCTGTGCCGGTGGCAGCAAGCACTGA